The DNA region GAACGAAGATCAAATGGCTGCTGGATCACGTCGAGGGGGCACGGGAGCGTGCGGAGCGGGGAGAGCTTCTCTTCGGTACGATTGACACTTGGCTCATCTGGAAGTTATCCGGTGGCAAAGCCCACGTGACCGATTATTCCAATGCATCAAGGACGATGCTGTACAATATTCATGAACTGAAATGGGACGAAGAGCTGCTTGCGCTCCTTGATATTCCCGCAGCGATGCTTCCGGAAGTAAGGCCTTCTTCGCAGGTGTACGCAAATACGGTGTCGTATCATTTCTTCGGGCGCGAGGTTCCGATTGCGGGAGCGGCCGGGGACCAGCAGGCGGCGCTGTTCGGTCAGGCCTGCTTCTCGGAAGGGATGGTCAAGACGACCTACGGTACGGGCAGCTTCATGCTGATGAATACGGGGGATAAGCCCGTAAAATCCGAGCATGGCCTGATAACGACGATCGCCTGGGGCTTCGATGGCAAGGTGCAGTACGCCCTGGAGGGCAGCGTATTCGTTGCCGGCTCGGCGATTCAGTGGCTGCGCGACGGCCTGCGGATGTTCCGGGAGGCGAAGGACAGCGAGCCGTACGCGCGCCGGGTGGATTCCACGGATGGCGTGTATGTCGTCCCCGCTTTCGTCGGACTCGGGAGCCCGTACTGGAACAGCGAAGCGCGAGGGGCCGTTTTCGGCCTGACAAGAGGCACGTCGAAGGAGCATTTTATCCGGGCAACGCTCGAATCGCTCGCCTACCAGACGCGGGATGTCCTGTCTGTCATGATTGAGGACTCCGGGTACCGGATTCCGGCGTTGCGGGTGGATGGCGGCGCGGCTGCCAACACATTCATCATGGAGTTCCAGAGCGACATCCTGAACGTGCCGGTCGAACGGCCGGACATCCTGGAGACGACGGCGCTCGGAGCGGCCTATCTCGCCGGTCTTGCGGTCGGGTTCTGGAAGGATCAGGATGAAATCCGCAGCCTGTGGTCTGCCGGGCAGCGGTTCGAGCCGAAGATGCCGGAGGAGACCAGGGAGAAGCTGTACAACGGGTGGAAAAAAGCCGTTTATGCGACAATGGCTTTTCATTAACGGGAATTATGCTATAATAAATATCAAGTAAATACATGTCTGGAGACTTGGAGAGACCACTGGACACACAAAAACCCGGCAGACGGGGATATCGTTGTGTGTTTGTGGTCTCTTTTTTGTTGTCTTTTGAGCCGCCTCTGGATAGTAGGAACTCAGGTTTTTAGGGTATATAGAGCTCGGGCAAACATACAGGGAGGGATCAGTTGTGAATCATTTTCGGACATTCTCAAGCCTGGACCGCAAGAAGCGGTTCCGGGAGATGGATACCACGCATTACGAATTAATCGTCATTGGCGGAGGGATAACGGGAGCGGGCATCGCGCTTGATGCGGTAACCCGCGGCATGTCGGTGCTGCTGCTGGAAATGCAGGATTTTGCTTCCGGCACGAGCAGCCGCTCGACCAAGCTGGTGCACGGCGGGCTTCGTTATCTGAAGCAGTTCGAGGTCGGGATGGTGGCTGAGGTCGGCAAGGAAAGAGCGGTCGTTTATGAGAACGGTCCCCATGTCACGACGCCGGAATGGATGCTGCTTCCGATTCACCAGGGCGGCACGTTCGGCAAATTCAGCACGTCGATCGGGCTCATGGTGTATGATTTCCTGGCGGGCGTCAAGCGGGGAGAGCGGCGCTCGATGCTCTCCTCGGAGGAGACGCTCAAGAGGGAGCCCCTTCTCAGACGGGACGGCTTGAAGGGCGGCGGTTATTACGTGGAATACCGGACGGATGACGCCAGACTGACGCTGGAGGTCATGAAGGAAGCGGCGGCCAGAGGCGCGAACGTGTTCAATTATGTCAAGGTCGAATCGCTGAATTACGA from Paenibacillus ihbetae includes:
- the glpK gene encoding glycerol kinase GlpK; the protein is MEQYILSLDQGTTSSRAILFDRKGQIVHSAQKEFPQYFPQPGWVEQNANEIWGSVLAVIATCLSEAGVKTEQIAGIGITNQRETAVIWDRKSGDPIYHAVVWQSRQTASLCEQLIADGHDAMVREKTGLLIDPYFSGTKIKWLLDHVEGARERAERGELLFGTIDTWLIWKLSGGKAHVTDYSNASRTMLYNIHELKWDEELLALLDIPAAMLPEVRPSSQVYANTVSYHFFGREVPIAGAAGDQQAALFGQACFSEGMVKTTYGTGSFMLMNTGDKPVKSEHGLITTIAWGFDGKVQYALEGSVFVAGSAIQWLRDGLRMFREAKDSEPYARRVDSTDGVYVVPAFVGLGSPYWNSEARGAVFGLTRGTSKEHFIRATLESLAYQTRDVLSVMIEDSGYRIPALRVDGGAAANTFIMEFQSDILNVPVERPDILETTALGAAYLAGLAVGFWKDQDEIRSLWSAGQRFEPKMPEETREKLYNGWKKAVYATMAFH